From Thalassococcus sp. S3, one genomic window encodes:
- the der gene encoding ribosome biogenesis GTPase Der — translation MSFTLAIVGRPNVGKSTLFNRLVGKRLALVDDQPGVTRDLREGEARLGDLRFTVIDTAGLEEATDDSLQGRMRRLTERAVDMADICLFMIDARAGVTPTDQVFAEILRKRSAHVILAANKAEGAAADAGLIEAYSLGLGEPIRLSAEHGEGLNDLYAQLMPLADQFAARAEDDAPETDVSVSEEAEEATPQPTAAKPLQVAVVGRPNAGKSTLINQILGEDRLLTGPEAGITRDAISLRTTWDGTPMRIFDTAGMRKKAKVQEKLEKLSVSDGLRAVKFAEVVVVLLDAAIPFEQQDLRIADLAEREGRAVVVAVNKWDIEDEKQQKLRDLKEAFERLLPQLRGAPLITVSAKTGRGLDRLHDAILRAYDVWNRRVPTAQLNRWLTGMLEQHPPPAPQGKRIKLRYMTQAKTRPPGFVVMCSHPDKMPDSYTRYLVNGLRLDFDMPGTPIRLHMRGQGDKNPYKGRKSKGPSKLRKHLKPRA, via the coding sequence ATGTCCTTCACCCTCGCCATCGTGGGGCGCCCCAATGTGGGCAAATCCACGCTGTTCAACCGCCTCGTCGGCAAACGCCTGGCCTTGGTCGACGACCAGCCCGGCGTGACGCGCGACCTGCGCGAGGGGGAGGCGCGGCTCGGTGATCTGCGCTTCACCGTGATCGACACCGCCGGGCTTGAGGAAGCGACCGACGACAGCCTGCAGGGCCGCATGCGCCGCCTCACCGAACGGGCCGTGGACATGGCCGATATCTGCCTCTTCATGATCGACGCCCGCGCGGGTGTCACGCCCACCGACCAGGTCTTCGCCGAGATCCTGCGCAAACGCTCCGCCCATGTGATCCTCGCCGCCAACAAGGCCGAAGGCGCCGCCGCCGATGCCGGCCTGATCGAAGCCTACAGCCTCGGCCTTGGGGAGCCCATTCGCCTCTCCGCCGAACATGGCGAGGGGCTCAACGATCTCTATGCCCAGCTCATGCCGCTGGCAGATCAATTCGCCGCCCGCGCCGAGGACGACGCGCCCGAGACCGACGTGTCGGTCTCGGAAGAGGCGGAGGAGGCGACCCCTCAGCCCACCGCCGCCAAACCCCTTCAGGTCGCCGTCGTGGGCCGGCCCAATGCCGGCAAATCCACCCTGATCAACCAGATCCTCGGCGAAGACCGCCTTCTCACCGGCCCCGAGGCCGGCATCACCCGTGACGCCATCTCCCTTCGCACCACCTGGGACGGCACGCCGATGCGCATCTTCGACACCGCTGGCATGCGCAAAAAGGCCAAGGTTCAGGAAAAGCTCGAAAAGCTCTCCGTCTCCGATGGCCTCCGTGCGGTCAAGTTCGCCGAGGTTGTCGTCGTCCTCCTCGACGCCGCCATCCCCTTCGAACAGCAAGACCTGCGCATCGCCGATCTGGCCGAACGCGAAGGCCGCGCCGTCGTCGTCGCCGTGAACAAATGGGACATCGAAGACGAAAAGCAGCAAAAGCTCCGGGATCTGAAAGAGGCGTTCGAGCGTCTGCTGCCCCAACTTCGCGGCGCGCCGCTGATCACCGTTTCGGCCAAAACGGGCCGGGGCCTCGACCGTCTGCACGACGCCATCCTTCGGGCCTATGACGTCTGGAACCGCCGGGTGCCCACCGCCCAGCTCAACCGCTGGCTCACCGGCATGCTCGAACAGCATCCGCCCCCCGCACCGCAGGGCAAGCGGATCAAGCTGCGCTACATGACCCAGGCCAAGACCCGGCCGCCCGGTTTCGTGGTGATGTGCTCTCATCCCGACAAGATGCCCGACAGCTACACCCGCTATCTCGTGAACGGTCTGCGTCTTGACTTTGACATGCCCGGCACGCCGATCCGTCTGCATATGCGCGGGCAGGGCGACAAGAACCCCTATAAGGGCCGCAAATCCAAGGGCCCGTCCAAGCTGCGCAAACACCTCAAGCCCCGCGCGTAA
- a CDS encoding PQQ-like beta-propeller repeat protein codes for MTILFDRPSRVFVALGLVLAVAACAERELILPGEREDIRQVSLLPDPSETVIEGSRAISLPGQTTNASAPQGTGTPAFRVAHPALSASPSLLWTANIGAGDSRKKRITAAPVVGGGRIFTLDANAQVSAVSPSGQVIWSVDAKPARDREDDATGGGLAYADGALYVSLGFGEVAKLDAATGGTIWTQQLDATGSGSPTVVGNLVYLVAGDDTGWAIEADSGRIAWQISATPSVSNILGAPAPVVSDDLAIFAFGSGELIATFRRGGLRRWSASVAGQRQGRAASRIGDITGAPMIDGATLYAGNHSGRLAAFNVESGARLWTAREGALSPVFPAGDSIFAVTDRNFLVRIDRDTGATIWEAELPGFVRDRPRRRGAIFAHYGPILAGGRLIVASNDGVIRSFSPVNGALIGTVEVPGGATSEPVVAGGVLYVVSTRGQLHAFR; via the coding sequence ATGACCATATTGTTTGATCGACCGTCCAGGGTGTTTGTCGCACTTGGCCTCGTCCTTGCCGTGGCGGCCTGCGCGGAAAGGGAATTGATCCTTCCCGGTGAACGCGAAGATATCCGCCAGGTCAGCCTTCTGCCCGACCCGTCCGAGACCGTGATCGAGGGCAGCCGCGCCATCAGCCTTCCCGGCCAGACGACCAATGCCAGCGCACCGCAGGGCACCGGCACACCCGCGTTCCGCGTCGCCCATCCCGCGCTCAGCGCGTCGCCGTCCCTGCTCTGGACCGCGAATATCGGCGCGGGTGACAGCCGCAAGAAACGCATCACCGCGGCCCCCGTCGTGGGGGGCGGGCGCATCTTCACGCTCGACGCCAATGCTCAGGTCAGCGCGGTCTCGCCGTCCGGACAGGTGATCTGGTCGGTTGATGCGAAACCCGCGCGGGACCGCGAGGACGATGCGACCGGCGGCGGTCTGGCCTATGCCGACGGCGCGCTTTACGTCTCGCTCGGCTTTGGTGAGGTTGCCAAGCTCGATGCCGCGACCGGCGGCACGATCTGGACGCAACAGCTCGACGCCACAGGATCGGGTAGCCCCACGGTCGTGGGCAACCTCGTCTATCTCGTGGCCGGCGACGATACCGGCTGGGCGATCGAGGCCGATAGCGGCCGCATCGCCTGGCAGATCTCCGCCACGCCCAGCGTGTCCAACATCCTCGGCGCCCCCGCGCCCGTGGTCAGCGACGATCTTGCGATCTTCGCCTTCGGATCCGGTGAGCTGATCGCCACCTTCCGCCGGGGCGGGCTGCGCCGCTGGTCCGCTTCTGTCGCCGGACAGCGGCAAGGCCGTGCCGCGTCCCGGATCGGTGACATCACCGGGGCACCGATGATCGACGGCGCAACGCTCTATGCCGGCAATCACTCCGGTCGCCTCGCCGCCTTCAACGTCGAAAGCGGCGCCCGTCTCTGGACCGCGCGCGAAGGGGCGCTAAGCCCCGTCTTTCCGGCGGGTGACAGCATCTTCGCCGTCACCGACCGCAACTTCCTCGTCCGTATCGACCGCGATACCGGTGCCACGATCTGGGAGGCTGAATTGCCCGGCTTCGTCCGGGACCGCCCCCGCCGTCGCGGCGCGATCTTCGCCCATTACGGCCCCATCCTCGCGGGGGGCCGTCTCATCGTCGCGTCGAATGACGGTGTGATCCGCAGCTTCTCGCCCGTCAACGGCGCTCTGATCGGAACCGTCGAGGTTCCCGGCGGCGCAACCTCCGAACCCGTCGTGGCCGGCGGCGTGCTTTATGTGGTTTCCACCCGCGGGCAACTCCACGCTTTCCGTTGA
- a CDS encoding tetratricopeptide repeat protein, translating into MSNSDSFIDEVTEEVRRDRLFGLLKRYGWIAVVAILGIVGAAAWSEYQKAQDLRAAQELGDALIAAVDTDSVEDRATALADVEPDSTGGKAIASFLTAAAHADAGETDAAVDLLNQIASTGDLPQIYRQIATFKALALQAETLPPADRRLQLEALAQPGAPLRLLAQEQLALIDVEEGDAPAAIEKFQAILEDAEATSDLQQRARQAIVALGGTLPDTPTSQG; encoded by the coding sequence CAGCGACAGCTTCATTGACGAAGTCACCGAAGAGGTGCGCCGCGACCGGTTGTTCGGTCTGCTCAAACGGTATGGCTGGATCGCCGTTGTGGCCATCCTCGGAATTGTCGGTGCCGCCGCCTGGTCCGAGTATCAAAAGGCCCAGGACCTGCGTGCCGCGCAAGAGCTGGGCGATGCGCTCATCGCCGCGGTGGATACCGATTCCGTCGAAGACCGCGCGACCGCCTTGGCCGATGTTGAACCCGACAGCACGGGCGGGAAGGCCATCGCGTCTTTCCTCACCGCTGCGGCTCATGCGGATGCCGGTGAGACCGACGCGGCGGTGGACCTGCTGAACCAGATTGCAAGCACCGGCGACCTGCCGCAGATCTATCGTCAGATCGCGACGTTCAAGGCGCTCGCCCTGCAGGCCGAAACCCTGCCTCCCGCGGATCGACGGCTCCAGCTGGAAGCGCTGGCGCAACCGGGCGCGCCGCTGCGGCTTTTGGCGCAGGAACAGCTTGCCCTGATCGACGTGGAAGAGGGCGATGCACCGGCGGCGATTGAGAAATTCCAGGCGATCCTCGAAGATGCCGAGGCGACCTCGGACTTGCAACAGCGCGCGCGCCAAGCCATCGTGGCGCTGGGTGGAACACTGCCCGACACGCCGACCTCGCAAGGCTGA